A window from Telopea speciosissima isolate NSW1024214 ecotype Mountain lineage chromosome 8, Tspe_v1, whole genome shotgun sequence encodes these proteins:
- the LOC122672179 gene encoding uncharacterized protein LOC122672179, translated as MARRKTAPSTNNAVRERNQSPPPESSRRRATDPVSQEREVLENQQVGGVNLNPEAAIEGPVELVPDPNAPATVGQVNDLQRQILDDQQLFLEYLRQKTVTHHRRQEQRQEQSPKRSLPKGVTRQSGELSQHPRGMADLPARSDRGRTPSHRSIVPNLEGSIRRSVFDGRLEGSHVPERSQTYCEGSPLRSRQDSSRRDPSPSRQQSRQEGTSRRGRERARSERLVRREGQTQDEELDKRLQELDEKLEGGMLSTQDRDRKPCESRESEQVREGET; from the exons ATGGCACGCAgaaagaccgctccctccaccaacaatgctgtGAGGGAGAGGAATCAATCACCTCCCCCAGAGAGCTCACGTCGCAGAGCCACTGACcctgtctctcaggagagggaggttCTAGAGAACCAACAGGTTGGGGGAGTCAACCTTAACCCGGAAGCAGCCATTGAAGGCCCTGTGGAGCTAGTACCTGAtcccaatgcaccagccactgtgggtcaggtCAACGACCTACAACGTCAGATCCTCGACGACCAACAGCTCTTCCTCGAATACCTCAGGCAGAAGACGGTCACCCATCATCGTAGGCAGGAGCAGAGGCAGGAGCAAAGCCCTAAGAGATCACTTCCCAAGGGTGTCACTAGGCAATCGGGAGAACTCTCCCAACATCCAAGGGGAATGGCAGACCTCCCAGCACGGTCGGACcgggggagaacaccatcacaccgatccatCGTACCTAACCTTGAAGGGTCCATTCGAaggtcggtgtttgatggtcgactagaAGGAAGTCATGTACCAGAGCGAAGCCAGACTTACTGTGAAGGAAGCCCCTTGCGGTCAAGACAAGATTCATCACGACGTGATCCTTCACCATCTCGCCAACAGTCGAGACAGGAGGGAACTTCCAGGAGAGGACGTGAACGAGCTCGTAGCGAACGACTAGTCAGACGTGAAGGACAAACACaggatgaagagctagacaagagactccaaGAGTTGGACGaaaagctggaagg aggaatgCTATCAACTCAAGATAGAGATAGAAAACCTTGTGAGAGTAGGGAGTCtgaacaagtacgtgaaggggagacatga